In the Pseudanabaena sp. PCC 7367 genome, one interval contains:
- a CDS encoding site-specific integrase, with protein MKPPKGSVAIENRDNRIRLRWSFNGERYCLSLGLNYTQINLKAAQQVANQIELDILSGNFDLSLNKYKPAKISFANKSKLSKNPNLLEVWDVWVNSLKLTSRTKNRHYMQIRGLIRKANPKLKDPKWFTKIDTLSPEIWNSRLSYLSSCLDWCIDKGYAAENPYKGLKRRKSATKAAKPFTKQEINSIILAFRTDQFCPQSSSYKHSYYADYVEFLFLTGCRPAEAIGLQRKHIDLERNEIVICSVLARGDNGETSSNKRVRKETKTGNIRYLTMTERLRQIMESRCADLQPDCLVFRSPKGLAINDNNFTRRQWKPVLEGLGIEYRKPYTTRHTMASIAIEQGIPLTGVAYLLGHKDTTMVMRTYGHMINRPSLPEIDI; from the coding sequence ACTCAAATAAATCTTAAAGCCGCTCAACAAGTTGCTAACCAGATTGAGCTAGACATACTAAGTGGAAACTTTGATTTATCTCTAAACAAGTATAAGCCCGCAAAGATAAGTTTTGCTAATAAATCAAAGCTTTCTAAAAATCCAAATCTCTTAGAGGTTTGGGATGTATGGGTTAATAGCCTTAAATTAACATCCAGGACTAAAAACAGGCATTACATGCAAATTAGAGGCCTGATTCGTAAGGCAAACCCAAAGCTAAAAGATCCCAAGTGGTTTACCAAAATTGATACCTTATCGCCAGAGATCTGGAATTCAAGGCTAAGTTACTTAAGTTCATGCCTGGATTGGTGTATTGATAAAGGATATGCAGCAGAGAACCCATACAAAGGACTTAAGCGCAGAAAATCAGCCACCAAAGCAGCTAAACCTTTCACCAAACAAGAGATCAACTCAATTATTCTGGCCTTCAGGACTGACCAATTCTGCCCCCAATCATCAAGCTATAAGCATAGCTACTATGCAGACTATGTTGAATTTTTATTTCTAACTGGTTGTAGGCCTGCTGAGGCGATCGGGCTCCAGCGCAAGCATATTGACCTTGAGCGCAATGAGATAGTCATATGCTCAGTATTGGCTAGAGGTGATAATGGCGAAACTAGCTCTAATAAACGAGTCCGCAAAGAGACTAAAACAGGCAATATCCGCTACTTGACTATGACTGAGCGATTAAGACAAATCATGGAATCAAGGTGCGCCGATCTACAGCCCGATTGCCTTGTTTTTAGGTCACCTAAGGGCTTAGCGATCAATGACAATAATTTTACTCGTAGACAATGGAAACCAGTTCTAGAGGGGTTAGGCATTGAGTATCGGAAGCCATACACAACCAGGCATACTATGGCCTCGATCGCAATTGAACAGGGCATACCCTTAACGGGGGTAGCATATTTACTTGGCCATAAAGATACAACAATGGTTATGCGTACCTACGGCCATATGATTAACCGTCCCAGCTTGCCTGAGATAGATATTTAG
- a CDS encoding VapE domain-containing protein — protein sequence MIKASTLAEERPRSDANTKPSTIRPEISKIIAELQFLSLPALPVAPGHKNPSFINSAGEIENIKHSEYHDRMPTEDELREWFSHADVGIGALGSIRYRWLDLDAKHFDSPDKCEAAFKELIPNYENYWVERTQSGGCRVLVDCGDNPPDFTNFSLSPDGEHVGELIGVGRFAVLAPTVGQNGRYEKITDSYEPILFDELEIYQYSGKTGKSKQIDNVKSSNLVDLDNQNNEPEKLISHASINISGNSRVVPLIEIISENAKKVIAGVDISNDRSGSLAALLNELVGWQNFCHRHGIPHSNDLSYLAHEAGSKLGIDSDRINRIIKTIDPSCMPSCHYQGGDDACWTKLNKYGYYPKLYDDASPTSTRSNSSELAKNYAEIEYALSGRLRYNELKSAIELDGQLFEEDSARLWLANTLGVTLSQSDAWNSITSIAKNNSYHPVQEYFNLLATEDIDPDQVINGLAVKLFGVVDPIYYIYLKRWLIGVVARVFDPGCKMDTILILQGKEGLGKSMLFAKMCKYPEWFCDDMGSIKDKDQLLKMHHALITEWSEADSLLAKNDSSSMKAFVSCREDNIRKPYARESKLYKRRGVIVGTTNRSDFLGDEATGDRRFWVIPIEKPIDLEFVRANRDLIWAAAVKFYRQGEQWWLTSEEQQLSHEFNSGYRAVHPWLHEVDKFVADKTELTQSDLDRCLKRIKEETGTHTPQDVKAIRKCIRNLGFSSKNRRVDGKQQTVWVKEVEP from the coding sequence ATGATTAAAGCAAGTACTCTTGCAGAAGAGCGTCCCAGATCTGATGCCAATACCAAGCCAAGTACGATCAGGCCAGAAATTTCTAAAATAATTGCTGAGCTTCAATTTTTGAGCCTCCCAGCACTGCCAGTAGCGCCAGGGCATAAGAACCCTAGTTTCATCAATTCTGCTGGTGAGATTGAAAATATCAAGCATTCTGAATACCACGATCGGATGCCTACCGAAGATGAGCTAAGGGAGTGGTTCTCCCATGCCGATGTAGGTATTGGAGCCCTGGGATCTATTAGGTACAGATGGCTCGACCTGGATGCTAAGCATTTTGATTCACCAGACAAATGTGAAGCTGCCTTCAAGGAGCTTATCCCTAACTACGAGAATTACTGGGTTGAGAGAACGCAAAGCGGTGGATGCAGAGTATTGGTTGATTGTGGTGATAATCCACCTGACTTTACTAATTTCAGTCTGAGCCCTGACGGAGAACATGTTGGCGAACTAATTGGTGTAGGCAGATTCGCTGTTCTAGCTCCTACTGTTGGTCAAAATGGTCGGTATGAAAAGATTACTGATAGTTACGAACCAATACTGTTTGATGAACTTGAAATCTACCAATACAGTGGTAAAACTGGAAAAAGCAAACAGATCGATAATGTCAAAAGTTCTAATCTGGTCGATCTGGATAACCAAAATAACGAGCCTGAAAAATTAATATCCCATGCATCTATCAATATTAGTGGAAATAGCAGAGTAGTCCCTCTAATAGAGATCATTTCCGAGAATGCAAAAAAAGTGATTGCTGGAGTTGATATTAGTAATGATCGATCTGGTTCGCTAGCAGCCCTATTGAATGAACTGGTTGGTTGGCAGAACTTCTGTCATAGGCATGGTATCCCGCATTCTAATGATTTGAGTTATCTTGCTCATGAGGCGGGTTCCAAGCTAGGTATTGACTCTGATCGAATTAACCGAATCATCAAAACCATTGATCCTAGTTGCATGCCAAGCTGCCACTATCAAGGTGGTGATGATGCCTGTTGGACGAAGCTCAACAAGTATGGATATTATCCAAAATTGTATGATGATGCCAGTCCTACATCCACCAGATCTAACTCTTCTGAACTTGCCAAAAACTACGCTGAGATCGAATATGCCCTTAGTGGTCGGCTGCGATATAACGAGTTAAAGTCTGCAATTGAACTGGATGGGCAGCTATTTGAAGAGGATTCGGCACGATTGTGGTTGGCCAATACTCTGGGAGTTACATTAAGTCAGAGCGACGCATGGAACAGCATTACCTCTATTGCTAAGAATAACTCCTATCATCCTGTCCAAGAGTATTTCAATCTGTTGGCAACTGAAGATATTGATCCAGATCAAGTCATCAATGGACTCGCAGTTAAGCTGTTTGGTGTTGTCGATCCCATTTACTATATTTATCTTAAAAGATGGCTAATTGGGGTCGTGGCCAGAGTGTTTGACCCAGGTTGCAAGATGGATACGATCCTTATACTTCAGGGCAAGGAAGGGTTAGGTAAGTCAATGTTATTCGCCAAAATGTGTAAATATCCTGAATGGTTCTGTGATGACATGGGCAGCATCAAAGACAAGGATCAATTACTCAAGATGCATCATGCTCTGATCACTGAGTGGAGTGAGGCGGACTCATTGTTAGCAAAAAATGACAGCTCAAGCATGAAAGCATTTGTCTCCTGCCGTGAGGATAATATTCGCAAACCTTATGCTAGAGAGAGTAAGCTATACAAGCGCAGAGGTGTGATTGTCGGCACCACAAATCGAAGCGACTTTCTAGGCGATGAAGCAACTGGCGATCGCCGATTCTGGGTTATTCCCATTGAAAAGCCTATTGATCTAGAATTTGTCAGAGCAAACAGAGATCTAATCTGGGCAGCAGCCGTCAAGTTCTATCGGCAGGGTGAGCAGTGGTGGCTCACAAGCGAGGAACAGCAGCTCTCTCACGAGTTTAACAGTGGTTACAGAGCTGTGCACCCTTGGCTGCATGAGGTTGATAAATTTGTGGCTGATAAAACCGAGCTAACTCAATCAGATCTGGATCGCTGCCTCAAAAGGATTAAGGAAGAAACTGGCACCCACACACCTCAGGATGTTAAGGCAATCCGTAAATGCATCAGAAATTTGGGTTTTAGTTCCAAAAATCGCAGGGTTGATGGCAAACAACAGACAGTGTGGGTAAAAGAGGTAGAACCTTGA
- a CDS encoding DEAD/DEAH box helicase family protein: MASNFDFLKPSFPKLYDHFTKAEELVFAAPRASCFYARFALEQAVLWLYANDPYLQMPYETRLGSLVHEPTFKNNLSQDLFAKVRTILKVGNMAVHDPRNVGERDALQLVQELFHFSYWLGRYYGENGRQLGEIKFNRDLIPQPTATGVDELSQQQLEQLEQQLDQTERMRQIAEQRQQQTEAELERVKAEIARLKAQNQAIADVHDYNEADTRVYLIDVLLKEAGWLLTDENREVELEGMPNETGKGYADYVLWGDNGKPLAVIEAKRTTHSPDRGKQQVKLYANCLEAKYDQRPVMFYTNGYSTYIWDDKSYPPRQIQGFLRQEELESIIFRRTHRKRLHLLQTNDEIINRSYQKEAISSIAKSFDVKKMRKALLVMATGTGKTRTAIALVDLLKRANWVKRVLFLADRNSLITQAKRAFRRHLPTVTATTLKKTNRADIEAANVILATYPSMFNAIDRIEGGERLFGSGYFDLVIVDEAHRSIYQKYKALFEYFDALLIGLTATPRDEVDRDTYEVFALEQGVPTFAYELGDAIADGYLVPALGVDVPFKFLRSGVKFSDLSPAEQLEYEAKFRDEDTGEVPDQVNAAAINQWLFNKNTVEQALELLMEQGLKVEGGDRLGKTIIFARNHRHAEFIVDCFDANYPHYNGEFARIIDSHDKYAQSLLDEFSDSKKQPTIAVSVDMLDTGVDVPEVVNLVFFKPVYSRVKFNQMIGRGTRLCPDLFGVNRNKTEFFVFDLCGNFDFFNQDIADKQQRLPETLTTKLVKQRLALAQLLSQTDANGDPIPGNQELRENLLNDLHLHVDSMPQHNFMVRRQLEYVEEFANRDRWNNLSDEDTEIIVDRLAKLPNGLPSENHLAKEFDLLCLRTQLALINQTNDFERLRDKIRDLLARLEQKRDIPMVKTQLALITEVQNESWWIDVTPPMIEQVRLNLRELIKFIDKQQQEIVYTDFADQMGEVELVDVPTKSTGFSREQYKKKVETYIRENDNHTAIAKIKRNLPLTEADLAALEDMLFKPEVIESQERFNEVYGEERSLKLFIRKLVGLDRSAAKQAFSRYLQTGNFSAAQIRFVETIIDYLTQHGVMDPAQLYEPPFTNLHQYGLDGLFSTDIDADNIVEIVRSFNKPVDADYNTA, from the coding sequence ATGGCATCTAACTTTGACTTTCTCAAACCCAGTTTCCCCAAGCTATACGATCACTTCACCAAGGCGGAGGAGTTGGTTTTTGCCGCGCCAAGGGCGAGTTGTTTCTATGCGCGGTTTGCCCTGGAGCAGGCGGTTTTGTGGTTATATGCCAATGATCCCTATTTGCAAATGCCCTATGAGACCAGGTTGGGGTCTTTGGTGCATGAGCCGACGTTTAAGAATAACCTTTCTCAAGATTTGTTTGCCAAGGTACGCACAATCCTGAAGGTGGGTAATATGGCGGTGCATGACCCGCGCAATGTGGGCGAGCGGGATGCGTTGCAACTGGTGCAGGAGTTGTTTCATTTTTCCTACTGGCTTGGTCGGTACTATGGTGAGAATGGCAGGCAACTGGGCGAGATTAAGTTTAATCGGGATCTGATTCCTCAGCCCACTGCCACCGGGGTGGATGAACTGAGCCAGCAACAGCTAGAGCAACTAGAGCAACAACTGGATCAGACCGAGCGCATGCGGCAGATCGCCGAGCAGCGGCAGCAACAAACCGAAGCGGAGTTAGAAAGAGTAAAGGCGGAAATTGCCAGGCTCAAGGCGCAAAATCAGGCGATCGCTGATGTTCATGACTATAACGAAGCCGACACCCGCGTCTATTTGATCGATGTGTTGCTGAAAGAAGCAGGTTGGCTGCTGACCGACGAAAACCGCGAAGTCGAACTAGAAGGTATGCCCAACGAAACAGGGAAGGGTTACGCCGACTATGTGCTGTGGGGCGACAATGGTAAACCCCTGGCTGTGATCGAAGCCAAGCGCACTACCCATAGCCCCGATCGAGGCAAGCAGCAGGTAAAGCTCTATGCCAATTGCCTGGAGGCTAAATATGATCAGCGTCCGGTGATGTTTTATACCAATGGCTATAGCACCTATATCTGGGACGACAAAAGCTACCCACCCCGTCAGATCCAGGGGTTCCTGCGCCAGGAAGAATTAGAATCGATTATTTTTCGCCGCACCCACCGCAAGCGCCTGCACCTGCTGCAAACCAATGATGAGATCATTAACCGCAGCTACCAAAAGGAAGCGATCAGCAGTATTGCCAAGAGCTTCGACGTAAAGAAAATGCGTAAAGCCCTGCTGGTAATGGCCACTGGCACAGGCAAAACCCGCACCGCGATCGCCCTGGTCGATTTGCTCAAACGTGCCAACTGGGTCAAACGGGTGCTATTCCTGGCCGATCGTAATTCCCTGATCACCCAGGCCAAACGCGCCTTTAGAAGGCATCTACCCACCGTTACCGCCACTACCCTTAAAAAGACTAACAGAGCTGATATTGAGGCCGCTAACGTCATTTTAGCTACCTATCCGAGCATGTTCAATGCGATCGATCGGATTGAAGGGGGCGAGCGATTGTTTGGCTCTGGCTATTTCGATCTGGTGATTGTTGATGAAGCCCACCGATCGATATATCAGAAATACAAAGCCCTGTTTGAATATTTCGATGCCCTGCTGATTGGCCTGACTGCCACGCCCAGGGATGAGGTCGATCGGGACACCTATGAAGTATTTGCCCTGGAACAGGGTGTACCCACCTTTGCCTATGAACTGGGTGATGCGATCGCTGATGGTTACCTGGTGCCTGCTCTGGGTGTGGACGTACCGTTTAAATTTCTGCGCTCTGGCGTTAAATTCAGCGACCTCTCGCCAGCGGAGCAACTAGAGTATGAAGCCAAATTCCGCGATGAAGATACGGGCGAAGTCCCCGATCAGGTCAATGCCGCTGCAATCAATCAGTGGCTATTTAATAAAAACACGGTCGAGCAAGCCCTGGAGCTATTAATGGAGCAGGGGCTAAAGGTGGAAGGTGGCGATCGGCTTGGCAAGACAATTATTTTTGCCCGCAACCATAGACATGCCGAGTTTATTGTGGATTGTTTTGATGCCAACTACCCCCACTACAATGGGGAATTTGCCCGAATTATCGATAGTCATGATAAATATGCCCAGAGCTTATTAGATGAATTCAGCGATTCCAAAAAGCAACCGACGATCGCTGTCTCAGTCGATATGCTTGATACTGGCGTGGATGTGCCGGAAGTAGTTAACCTGGTATTTTTCAAGCCTGTATATTCGCGGGTCAAATTCAACCAGATGATCGGTCGGGGTACTCGCCTCTGCCCCGATCTATTTGGGGTTAACAGGAATAAAACTGAGTTTTTTGTATTTGACCTTTGTGGCAATTTCGACTTCTTCAACCAGGACATTGCCGACAAACAGCAGCGATTGCCGGAAACCCTTACTACTAAGCTGGTTAAACAAAGGTTAGCACTAGCTCAACTGCTAAGCCAGACTGATGCAAATGGCGATCCAATCCCCGGCAACCAGGAACTACGCGAGAACCTGCTTAATGACTTGCACCTGCATGTTGATTCCATGCCCCAGCATAACTTTATGGTGCGCCGCCAGTTAGAGTATGTAGAAGAGTTTGCCAACCGCGATCGCTGGAATAACCTCAGCGATGAAGATACCGAAATAATAGTCGATCGCCTGGCCAAGTTGCCCAATGGCCTACCCAGTGAAAACCACCTAGCCAAGGAATTCGATCTACTTTGCTTGCGAACTCAACTGGCACTGATTAACCAGACCAACGATTTCGAGCGGCTCCGTGACAAGATCCGCGATCTCCTGGCTCGGCTCGAACAAAAGCGGGATATACCTATGGTTAAGACACAATTAGCCTTAATTACCGAAGTTCAAAATGAATCATGGTGGATCGATGTTACCCCACCGATGATCGAACAGGTTAGGTTAAACCTGCGGGAACTGATCAAATTTATCGACAAGCAACAGCAGGAGATTGTCTACACCGATTTTGCTGATCAGATGGGCGAGGTTGAACTGGTAGACGTGCCTACCAAATCAACTGGGTTTAGCCGAGAACAGTATAAGAAGAAGGTTGAAACCTATATCAGAGAAAATGATAACCACACGGCGATCGCCAAGATTAAGCGCAATTTACCCCTCACTGAGGCCGATCTAGCCGCCCTCGAAGATATGCTATTCAAGCCAGAGGTGATTGAAAGCCAGGAGCGGTTTAATGAAGTTTATGGCGAAGAGCGGAGCCTCAAGCTATTTATTCGTAAGTTAGTTGGTCTGGATCGCAGTGCAGCTAAGCAAGCTTTCTCACGTTACTTACAAACTGGTAACTTCAGCGCAGCTCAGATCCGCTTCGTCGAAACTATCATCGATTACTTAACCCAGCATGGGGTAATGGACCCAGCGCAGCTATATGAGCCACCATTTACCAACCTGCACCAGTATGGCCTGGATGGGCTGTTTAGCACTGATATCGACGCAGATAATATTGTTGAAATAGTACGTTCATTCAATAAGCCAGTTGATGCTGACTACAATACTGCTTAG
- a CDS encoding restriction endonuclease subunit S, translating into MKWQRVTVGSIAETVTKGTTPTSIGYKFTDSGIPFLRVNNIQEGMLDTSDILYIDANTDKALSRSRIRPRDVLISIAGTIGRTAVVPPDITSMNCNQAVAIIRLEENVDPFYFSYWLNSRDASEQISGSKVTATISNLSLGCIKNLKAPLPPIEEQKRIAAILDQADAVRRKRKEAIALTEELLRSAFLDMFGDPVTNPKGWEVVQIGAIASRITKGESPKWQGYSYELEGVNFVTSENVLWGQIDISSPKFVSQEFHDKLKRSKLSPDDILINLVGASVGRTCLVPSEVVPANINQAVAVVSLNREVCKPVFLLNQLLNQSIQKSLLGQAVESARANLSLTNIRELSVILPPLNYQNRWKILCENQKQLNNKAILSNIKLQELFNSLLQRAFRGEL; encoded by the coding sequence ATGAAATGGCAACGCGTAACAGTTGGCTCTATTGCTGAAACAGTAACAAAAGGTACTACGCCAACATCAATAGGGTACAAGTTTACAGATTCTGGAATACCGTTCTTAAGAGTCAATAATATCCAAGAGGGAATGCTAGATACTAGCGATATTCTCTATATTGATGCCAATACAGATAAGGCACTGTCACGTTCTAGGATTAGACCCAGAGATGTATTAATTTCAATCGCTGGGACAATCGGGCGAACTGCTGTAGTTCCACCTGATATTACCTCTATGAACTGTAATCAAGCTGTTGCCATTATAAGGCTTGAAGAGAATGTTGATCCGTTCTACTTCAGTTACTGGCTAAACTCAAGAGATGCATCAGAACAGATATCAGGCTCAAAAGTTACTGCAACAATTTCTAATCTTAGTCTGGGCTGTATAAAAAATCTAAAAGCACCATTACCACCGATCGAAGAACAAAAACGAATAGCCGCGATCCTTGACCAGGCTGATGCAGTGCGGCGGAAGCGGAAGGAAGCGATCGCCCTGACTGAGGAACTGTTGCGATCGGCTTTCCTCGATATGTTCGGCGATCCGGTTACTAATCCTAAAGGCTGGGAAGTAGTTCAGATTGGTGCAATTGCATCTAGGATAACCAAAGGCGAATCACCCAAGTGGCAAGGATATAGTTATGAATTAGAAGGTGTTAATTTTGTAACAAGTGAAAATGTGCTTTGGGGGCAAATTGATATTTCAAGCCCAAAATTCGTTTCTCAGGAATTTCATGACAAACTGAAACGTTCAAAACTTTCTCCAGATGACATCTTAATAAATCTCGTGGGTGCATCTGTAGGTAGAACATGCTTAGTTCCTAGTGAAGTCGTTCCCGCCAATATCAACCAAGCAGTTGCAGTGGTGTCTCTCAATAGAGAAGTTTGCAAACCTGTTTTTCTTTTAAATCAACTTTTGAATCAGTCTATTCAGAAATCACTTTTAGGGCAAGCAGTAGAATCCGCTAGAGCCAATCTTAGCTTAACTAATATTCGTGAATTATCTGTAATTCTTCCTCCATTAAATTATCAGAATCGATGGAAAATACTTTGTGAAAATCAGAAGCAGCTCAATAATAAGGCAATTCTTTCTAATATAAAACTACAGGAACTATTTAACTCCCTCCTCCAAAGAGCCTTCCGAGGCGAACTATAG
- a CDS encoding type I restriction-modification system subunit M produces the protein MITGELKSKVDRLWTSFWNNGISNPLSVIEQISYLLFIKRLDDLELVKEKRAQRLGGGVKDAMFPADKQQCRWSHFKNLNDAEAMLAIVRDEAFPFIKQLGGTDGTSAYAKHMQDAVFMIPSAALLDSVVHQIDNIPMEDRDTKGDLYEYMLSKLSTAGTNGQFRTPRHIIKLMVDLTAPKPMDLICDPACGTAGFLVAAAEYLRDLKDEDGNQVINAPGNLEHYQSEMFHGFDFDATMLRIGSMNLMLHGIESPKIEARDSLSEDHAGVEEAFTLVLANPPFKGSIEKSTIAKDLTQMIKTTKTELLFIALFLRLLKKGGRAAAIVPDGVLFGSSKAHQGMRKSLVEEHKLDGVIAMPSGVFKPYAGVSTAIVLFTKVGVKSGGTDFVWFYDMQADGFSLDDKRQSIEENDIPDILARWQARDAAKDTDRKDRAFFVPREEIKANGYDLSISRYKEIEYEEVEYDPPRVILQKLRSLEDEIRGDLDVLEGLLR, from the coding sequence ATGATAACAGGTGAGCTTAAGTCCAAGGTCGATCGCCTCTGGACTTCGTTTTGGAATAATGGGATCAGCAACCCGCTGTCGGTGATCGAGCAGATCTCATATTTGCTATTTATTAAGCGGCTGGACGACCTGGAGTTGGTGAAGGAGAAGCGGGCGCAACGGTTGGGTGGTGGTGTTAAGGATGCGATGTTTCCGGCGGACAAGCAGCAATGCCGCTGGTCACATTTCAAGAACCTGAATGATGCTGAGGCGATGCTGGCGATCGTGCGGGATGAGGCATTTCCATTTATTAAGCAATTGGGCGGCACGGATGGCACTAGTGCCTATGCGAAGCACATGCAGGATGCAGTATTTATGATCCCGTCGGCGGCATTGCTGGATAGTGTGGTGCATCAGATCGACAATATCCCGATGGAGGATCGGGACACCAAAGGCGATCTGTATGAGTACATGCTATCGAAGCTGAGCACGGCGGGGACGAATGGGCAGTTTAGGACACCCAGGCACATTATTAAGCTGATGGTGGATTTAACGGCTCCTAAGCCAATGGATTTAATTTGCGATCCAGCCTGTGGTACGGCTGGCTTTCTGGTGGCGGCGGCGGAATATTTGCGCGATCTCAAGGATGAAGATGGTAACCAGGTGATCAATGCGCCGGGGAATCTGGAGCATTATCAATCGGAGATGTTTCACGGGTTCGACTTCGATGCGACTATGCTGCGGATTGGCAGTATGAATTTGATGCTGCATGGGATCGAATCGCCCAAGATCGAGGCGCGGGATTCGTTATCGGAGGATCATGCGGGGGTGGAGGAGGCGTTTACGCTGGTGCTGGCTAATCCACCGTTTAAGGGGTCGATCGAGAAGTCTACGATCGCCAAAGACCTAACCCAAATGATCAAGACGACGAAGACTGAGTTATTGTTTATTGCTTTATTCCTGCGGCTGCTGAAGAAGGGGGGACGGGCGGCGGCGATCGTGCCTGATGGGGTGTTGTTCGGGTCGTCTAAGGCGCATCAGGGTATGCGTAAATCGCTGGTGGAGGAGCATAAGCTGGATGGGGTGATTGCGATGCCTTCGGGGGTGTTTAAGCCCTATGCGGGGGTTTCGACGGCGATCGTTTTGTTTACTAAGGTGGGGGTGAAGTCGGGCGGCACTGATTTTGTCTGGTTTTATGATATGCAGGCGGATGGGTTTTCGTTGGATGATAAGCGGCAATCGATCGAAGAAAATGACATTCCTGACATTCTGGCGCGGTGGCAGGCGCGGGATGCGGCGAAGGATACTGATCGCAAGGATCGGGCTTTTTTTGTACCGAGGGAGGAGATTAAGGCGAATGGGTATGATCTTTCCATTAGTCGGTATAAGGAGATTGAGTATGAGGAGGTGGAGTATGACCCGCCGAGGGTGATTTTGCAGAAGCTGCGAAGCCTGGAGGATGAGATTCGTGGGGATTTGGATGTGTTGGAGGGGTTACTGCGATGA